One genomic segment of Drosophila melanogaster chromosome 3R includes these proteins:
- the KP78b gene encoding KP78b, isoform A produces the protein MTAANTNKTTDKENDPGPNTSISTTATPPSAAAQNVGGCFGSSGGRSSPKFQSYVNGNGYGVYKIIKTLGKGNFAKVKLAIHLPTGREVAIKLIDKTALNTIARQKLYREVNIMKKLNHPNIVRLLQVIESERTLYLVMEYVSGGELFNYLVKNGRMRERDARVLFRQLVSAIEYCHSKSIVHRDLKAENLLLDQQMKLKIADFGFSTTFEPKAPLETFCGSPPYAAPELFRGKKYSGPEVDSWSLGVVLYTLVSGSLPFDGTNLKELRDRVLRGKYRVPYYVSIECESLIRKFLVLNPTQRTSLSAVMADRWINMGYEQGNGLRPFQEKPMDLHDVNRLSLLSNMGHKPRDVEQSLKNQKFDDIYCTYMLLDVAKPRSTACSEKSGSSFRETPTAMPGSSRIPVPIAAPNVTISQVTFALDKSTPNRPAATSIRPMAPRLANALTPLPLTPPPKKYICCSASKAANPRRSEPSSIPQSAMPKKGVGSPVDVKTTLLSAQRKLAVNQKLTSASHQIRSPITQSPSQASECTRTPPTHFEMLDSTSTPLKVLKLVASNSQTPPSTENTNRPTRVGFFSKLSARFVRRSLHKGEKDISEQGRNLTK, from the coding sequence ATGACGgcagcaaacacaaacaaaacgaCCGACAAGGAGAACGATCCCGGTCCCAATACATCGATATCCACtaccgccacgcccccttctgCAGCTGCCCAGAATGTGGGGGGATGTTTTGGGAGCAGTGGAGGCAGATCGAGCCCTAAGTTTCAGTCCTATGTAAATGGCAACGGCTACGGAGTGTACAAGATCATCAAGACCCTTGGGAAGGGCAACTTTGCGAAAGTCAAGTTGGCGATTCATCTGCCCACCGGTCGGGAAGTGGCCATTAAGCTGATCGATAAAACTGCGCTAAATACGATTGCCCGGCAGAAGTTGTACCGAGAggtaaatataatgaaaaagCTCAACCACCCGAATATTGTGCGCCTCTTGCAAGTTATCGAGTCGGAAAGGACTCTCTACTTGGTAATGGAGTATGTCAGCGGGGGAGAACTCTTCAATTATCTGGTCAAAAACGGAAGGATGCGGGAGCGAGATGCCAGGGTGCTCTTCCGCCAGTTGGTGTCTGCTATTGAATACTGTCACAGCAAGTCCATTGTGCATCGGGATCTAAAGGCAGAGAACTTGTTGTTGGACcagcaaatgaaattgaagATCGCTGATTTTGGTTTCAGCACCACGTTTGAACCAAAAGCGCCACTGGAGACGTTCTGCGGAAGTCCACCGTATGCCGCCCCAGAACTGTTCAGAGGAAAGAAGTACTCTGGACCGGAGGTGGACTCATGGTCACTGGGTGTGGTGCTGTACACCTTGGTGAGTGGTTCCTTACCCTTTGATGGAACCAATCTGAAGGAGCTCCGCGACCGTGTTCTACGTGGCAAGTATCGTGTTCCGTATTACGTCTCCATTGAATGCGAGAGTCTTATTAGGAAGTTCCTCGTTCTGAATCCAACGCAACGTACTAGTTTATCGGCTGTCATGGCGGATCGCTGGATCAACATGGGCTACGAACAAGGTAACGGTTTGAGACCGTTTCAAGAGAAACCTATGGATCTGCATGATGTAAATCGATTGAGTTTGCTGTCGAACATGGGTCACAAACCTCGTGATGTAGAGCAGTCGCTGAAGAACCAGAAGTTCGACGACATCTATTGCACCTATATGCTCCTGGACGTTGCTAAACCGCGCTCAACAGCCTGCAGCGAGAAATCGGGATCTTCGTTTAGGGAAACTCCTACGGCTATGCCAGGCAGCAGTCGGATTCCTGTCCCTATAGCTGCTCCCAATGTTACTATAAGCCAGGTGACCTTTGCACTGGACAAGAGTACACCGAATAGGCCTGCCGCCACTTCCATACGTCCCATGGCTCCGCGCTTGGCAAATGCCCTCACTCCGCTACCATTGACACCACCGCCCAAAAAATACATCTGCTGCTCTGCTAGCAAAGCCGCCAATCCCAGACGTTCCGAGCCGTCCAGCATTCCACAATCTGCGATGCCCAAGAAAGGAGTCGGTTCACCAGTGGATGTGAAGACAACTCTACTGAGTGCCCAACGAAAGTTGGCTGTAAACCAAAAGCTGACAAGCGCATCACACCAAATTCGGAGTCCCATTACTCAGTCGCCAAGTCAAGCTTCAGAATGCACCAGAACACCACCGACTCATTTCGAAATGCTGGACTCGACCAGCACTCCCCTAAAGGTTCTTAAATTGGTGGCATCCAACAGCCAGACTCCACCATCCACCGAAAACACAAATCGTCCCACGCGAGTTGGCTTCTTCTCTAAGCTGTCCGCACGCTTTGTTAGAAGATCACTCCACAAGGGCGAAAAGGACATCAGCGAACAGGGCAGGAATCTTACCAAATAG